The genomic interval CCCCGCTCAAGAAATGAAAGGATTGCTTCTCTACTTCGGCGAATTGGAATTTGTGAGGAAAGAGGTACCGGAATCGATAAGGTAATTTCAAGCACAGAAATGTTTCAATTACCGGCTCCCTTATTTGAAGTGCCGGGTGATAATACCAGGGTAGTTCTTTTCGCCCATAAAAGTTTTGCAGATATGGATAAAGATGAGAGGATTCGAGCCTGCTATATGCATACCTGCCTGAAATATGTGCAAAGAGAATTTATGACCAATTATAGTCTGCGGCAAAGGTTTTCTATTCAAGAAAAGAATAGTGCCGTAGCTTCAAGAATTATTCGCGATACCCTGGCGAAAAAATTAATTAAACCTTACGATGAAGACGCAGCAAAAAAGCAGTTAAAGTATGTTCCCCATTGGGCCTAATTTTATTTGATGGGTATTTGACAGAAAGAGCTGAAAAACTATTAAAATGCGCGGAAACAGGCCTTAGAGTGCAATATTTTATTTGACGGGTATTTGATAGGGGTATAATTATGGGACTCGTTCTGCAAGTAAATACCGGAAAAAAACCTAGAGCTTTAAGATATTTATTGAGAGGATACCTGGTAGCGTAGAGGAAATCGAGAGCTATGTAGTATATCAGAAAAATATTTATGTTGAAGTAAATCGGGATAATCAGCACACTCAAATTTTAGGATAATAATTATGATTGAATTAAAGATCGATGACCCTGATATTGAGGAAGTATATCATTCTTCTGAAGATATAATAAAGCTATTGAAATCGATAGTTAAAAATGAAGTGGAAATTATTCCTTTAAAACCAAAAGAAGCTTTTACTCAAACAAGGATAGTGCAAATTCTAAATGATTATTTTTCTGAAAAACCTGTTTTAAAAGCTTATTTATTCGGTTCTTACAGTAGAGGAGAAGCTTCTCCGGATAGTGATATTGATATTCTGTTAGAGTTAGATGATTCACAAAAAATAGGTACATTGTTTTTTAAAATGGCAGAAGAACTTAAAGAACTAACCGGAAAAAAAATCGATCTTCTATCCGATAAAGCTATAAATGAAAAAATAAAAGAAAACATATTCCGGGAAAGAGTTTTAGTTTATGAAAGAAGGAA from Leptospiraceae bacterium carries:
- a CDS encoding nucleotidyltransferase domain-containing protein → MIELKIDDPDIEEVYHSSEDIIKLLKSIVKNEVEIIPLKPKEAFTQTRIVQILNDYFSEKPVLKAYLFGSYSRGEASPDSDIDILLELDDSQKIGTLFFKMAEELKELTGKKIDLLSDKAINEKIKENIFRERVLVYERRN